From the genome of Papaver somniferum cultivar HN1 chromosome 2, ASM357369v1, whole genome shotgun sequence, one region includes:
- the LOC113350756 gene encoding uncharacterized protein LOC113350756, translating to MNDVDGDGNCGYHSVNEQLGIFETAVSRGMTPCRYVRKRMTEQLVKKRSFYEQLVGQGEGFDNMYAQVLGPEQEMKFLPSEYWIRMPLCGRLVADTFNCVVHNFSHTVEVTFTPKWQKCEGSLKKRRVVLAFVNDNHFVILKLKKNCPLPPVCGMVKNKDLDPNI from the coding sequence ATgaatgatgtcgatggagatggaaattgtggctatcattcCGTGaacgaacaattaggaatcttcgAGACGGCGGTTAGTAGAGGaatgacaccatgccgatatgTTAGAAAGAGGATGACTGAACAACTTGTGAAAAAGAGgagcttttatgagcaattgGTTGGTCAAGGCGAGGGGTTTGATAATATGTATGCTCAAGTGTTAGGACCCGAGCAGGAGATGAAGTTTCTTCCTTCTGAATATTGGATAAGAATGCCGCTCTGTGGGCGTCTAGTAGCGGATACATTTAATTGTGTTGTTCATAATTTTTCCCATACCGTAGAAGTAACATTTACACCAAAGTGGCAAAAATGCGAAGGATCCCTTAAGAAGAGACGAGTTGTTTTGGCATTCGTGAACGATAATCATTTCGTTAttctaaaactaaagaaaaattgTCCATTGCCACCTGTTTGTGGGATGGTTAAAAACAAGGATCTAGATCCAAATATCTAG